In the Corynebacterium suedekumii genome, one interval contains:
- a CDS encoding phenylacetate--CoA ligase family protein, which yields MIQWRKPTAPRRLRTLPIPRGPVNIARQIFLRAAISGLSAVYAAYRVHPAVWRFTARNYHPKLEEFARLNAWMMCQHGFLDVPAYQDHLARHGWEFRWWDLANYPETTKDNYVRRYTEQERSWKGRLKTIGTVVDESSGSSGQPTNWMRSKSELYTIHKNLAGFTTMLHGSRNLFCINAFSMGAWATGTNTGLAMAQVATVKNTGPDLDKILDTMEHFGPGHTYLITAYPPFLKHVVDRMDQEPEKWRTYRINAFVGGEAMTEGLRDYLEARLGRVYSGYGASDLTIGLGGETDLSVCIRKACVADPDFRRALLGEDEARTPMIFQYNPLETYLETTADDELVVTLNTTAVMNPKLRYNIGDEATLYSFPEMMELLADHPRVEQNCRRAFRHQRMKLPFLLLYGRKDATISYMGANIYPLDVENGLYGDQRWAPHIESFRTELVEATDLETRPVIHVELRADAALTHTERTTMSAALAEGVVAHLASVSRDFRESLEEDASAGEITVRLHEHRTAPSPATTPSGSRTSTWSRTIKDT from the coding sequence ATGATTCAGTGGAGGAAACCGACGGCTCCCCGGCGGCTGCGCACCCTGCCCATCCCGCGGGGGCCGGTGAACATCGCCCGGCAGATCTTCCTGCGGGCGGCGATCTCCGGGTTGTCCGCCGTCTACGCCGCCTACCGCGTGCACCCGGCGGTGTGGCGGTTCACCGCCCGCAACTACCACCCGAAGCTGGAGGAGTTCGCCCGCCTCAACGCGTGGATGATGTGCCAGCACGGCTTCCTCGACGTGCCCGCCTACCAGGATCACCTGGCCCGCCACGGCTGGGAGTTCCGGTGGTGGGATCTGGCGAACTACCCGGAGACCACGAAGGACAACTACGTGCGCCGCTACACGGAGCAGGAGCGGTCGTGGAAGGGGAGGCTGAAGACGATCGGCACCGTCGTCGACGAGTCCTCCGGATCCTCCGGGCAGCCGACGAACTGGATGCGTTCGAAGTCCGAGCTGTACACCATCCACAAGAACCTCGCCGGGTTCACCACCATGCTCCACGGGTCGAGGAACCTGTTCTGCATCAACGCCTTCTCCATGGGGGCGTGGGCCACCGGCACGAACACGGGCCTGGCGATGGCGCAGGTGGCCACGGTGAAGAACACCGGCCCGGACCTGGACAAGATCCTCGACACCATGGAACATTTCGGGCCCGGGCACACCTACCTCATCACCGCCTACCCGCCGTTTCTCAAGCACGTAGTCGACCGGATGGATCAGGAGCCGGAGAAGTGGCGGACGTACCGCATCAACGCCTTCGTCGGCGGGGAGGCGATGACCGAGGGGCTGCGCGACTACCTCGAGGCCCGCCTCGGCCGGGTGTACTCCGGCTACGGCGCCTCGGATCTCACCATCGGCCTGGGCGGGGAGACGGATCTGTCGGTGTGCATCCGCAAGGCGTGTGTGGCCGACCCGGACTTCCGCCGCGCCCTGCTCGGGGAGGACGAGGCGCGCACCCCGATGATCTTCCAGTACAACCCGCTGGAGACCTACCTGGAGACCACCGCCGACGATGAGCTGGTGGTCACCCTCAACACCACCGCGGTGATGAACCCGAAGCTGCGCTACAACATCGGCGACGAGGCGACGCTGTACTCCTTCCCCGAGATGATGGAGCTGCTCGCCGACCACCCCCGCGTCGAGCAGAACTGCCGTCGCGCGTTCCGCCACCAGCGGATGAAGCTGCCGTTCCTGCTGCTCTACGGCCGCAAGGACGCCACCATCTCCTACATGGGCGCCAACATCTACCCCCTCGACGTGGAGAACGGCCTCTACGGCGACCAGCGGTGGGCGCCGCACATCGAGTCCTTCCGCACCGAACTCGTCGAGGCCACCGACCTGGAGACCCGCCCGGTCATCCACGTCGAACTGCGTGCCGACGCCGCCCTGACCCACACCGAACGCACCACCATGTCCGCCGCACTCGCCGAAGGCGTGGTGGCCCACCTCGCCTCGGTCTCCCGCGACTTCCGCGAATCCCTCGAGGAGGACGCCAGCGCCGGGGAGATCACCGTGCGCCTGCACGAGCACCGCACGGCCCCTTCGCCGGCGACGACGCCGAGCGGATCAAGAACGTCTACCTGGTCACGGACGATTAAGGACACCTGA
- the treS gene encoding maltose alpha-D-glucosyltransferase, whose protein sequence is MTDDTTKTPMDTDSDDPGFHAPSDATEASHPGLATGPLADTETEPAGTRPETDAEGYIVETEAQAYETPAPAPGDNPWERPDHEWYKDAVFYEVLVRAFYDPEGTGSGSLKGVTEKLDYLQWLGIDCIWLPPFYDSPLKDGGYDIRDFRKILPEFGTVEDFVELIDHAHKRGIRVITDLVMNHTSDQHAWFQESRRDPEGPYGDFYVWSDDPTEYEEARIIFIDTEESNWTFDPVRKQYFWHRFFSNQPDLNYDHPPVRAAMLDVMRFWLDLGLDGFRLDAVPYLYEREGTNCENLPETHEFLKQVRGVVDDEYPGRVLLAEANQLPEDVVEYFGEPEIGDECHMAFHFPVMPRIFMGVHQQSRVPISEILADTPAIPKTAQWGIFLRNHDELTLEMVTDDERAYMYKHFAKDPRMKANVGIRRRLTPLLNGDRNKLELFTALLLSLPGSPVLYYGDEIGMGDNIWLADRDGVRTPMQWSSDRNGGFSKADPERLYLPAIQNDQYGYATVNVENQMKRDNSLLHWTRAQVHIRKQYHAFGRGSYREINCPNEAVLTFIREYKGERILCVNNLSDRPQAVSLDLSEYAGTTPRELSGGELFPQIKKYPWVVTLPPHGFFWFDLSEED, encoded by the coding sequence ATGACCGACGACACCACGAAGACCCCGATGGACACCGATTCCGACGATCCCGGATTCCACGCCCCCTCCGACGCCACCGAGGCCTCCCATCCCGGCCTGGCCACCGGACCTCTGGCGGACACCGAGACGGAGCCGGCGGGTACCCGTCCGGAGACGGATGCCGAGGGCTACATCGTGGAGACGGAGGCCCAGGCCTACGAGACGCCTGCCCCGGCCCCGGGTGACAATCCGTGGGAACGCCCGGATCATGAGTGGTACAAGGACGCGGTGTTCTACGAGGTGCTGGTCCGCGCGTTCTACGATCCGGAGGGCACCGGCTCGGGCTCGCTCAAGGGCGTGACGGAGAAGCTGGACTACCTGCAGTGGCTGGGCATCGACTGCATCTGGCTGCCGCCGTTCTATGATTCGCCGCTCAAGGACGGCGGGTATGACATCCGGGATTTCCGGAAGATCCTGCCGGAGTTCGGCACAGTGGAGGATTTCGTCGAGCTCATCGACCACGCGCACAAGCGTGGCATCCGTGTCATCACGGATCTGGTGATGAACCACACGTCGGATCAGCATGCGTGGTTCCAGGAGTCGCGGCGTGATCCGGAGGGCCCGTACGGGGATTTCTACGTGTGGTCGGATGATCCGACGGAGTACGAGGAGGCCCGGATCATCTTCATCGACACGGAGGAGTCGAACTGGACGTTCGATCCGGTGCGTAAGCAGTACTTCTGGCACCGGTTCTTCTCCAACCAGCCTGACCTGAACTACGACCATCCGCCGGTGCGGGCCGCCATGCTCGATGTCATGCGTTTCTGGCTGGATCTGGGCCTGGACGGTTTCCGCCTGGACGCGGTCCCCTACCTGTATGAGCGGGAGGGCACGAACTGCGAGAACCTTCCGGAGACCCATGAGTTCCTCAAGCAGGTCCGTGGTGTCGTGGATGACGAGTACCCGGGCCGGGTGCTGCTGGCGGAGGCCAACCAGCTGCCGGAGGATGTCGTGGAGTACTTCGGTGAGCCGGAGATCGGCGACGAGTGCCACATGGCCTTCCATTTCCCGGTGATGCCGCGGATCTTCATGGGTGTGCACCAGCAGTCGCGGGTGCCCATCTCAGAGATCCTGGCGGACACCCCGGCGATCCCGAAGACGGCGCAGTGGGGCATCTTCCTGCGGAACCATGATGAGCTGACGCTCGAGATGGTGACGGATGATGAGCGGGCGTACATGTACAAGCACTTCGCCAAGGATCCGCGGATGAAGGCGAACGTGGGTATCCGCCGTCGTCTCACGCCGCTGCTCAACGGTGACCGCAACAAGCTGGAGCTGTTCACCGCGCTGCTGTTGTCGTTGCCGGGTTCGCCGGTGCTGTACTACGGCGACGAGATCGGCATGGGTGACAACATCTGGCTGGCGGACCGGGACGGTGTGCGCACGCCGATGCAGTGGTCGAGTGACCGCAACGGCGGGTTCTCCAAGGCGGATCCGGAGCGGCTGTACCTGCCGGCGATCCAGAATGACCAGTACGGTTACGCGACGGTCAACGTGGAGAATCAGATGAAGCGCGATAATTCGCTGCTGCACTGGACGCGGGCGCAGGTGCACATCCGCAAGCAGTACCACGCGTTCGGCCGGGGTTCCTACCGGGAGATCAACTGCCCGAACGAGGCGGTGCTCACCTTCATCCGGGAGTACAAGGGCGAGCGGATCCTCTGCGTGAACAACCTGTCGGACCGTCCGCAGGCGGTGTCGTTGGATCTGTCGGAGTACGCGGGCACGACTCCGCGTGAGCTCTCGGGTGGTGAGCTGTTCCCGCAGATCAAGAAGTACCCGTGGGTGGTCACGCTGCCGCCGCACGGTTTCTTCTGGTTCGACCTGTCCGAGGAGGACTGA
- the brnQ gene encoding branched-chain amino acid transport system II carrier protein, protein MTKLSKNLPLTILVTAFMLFSMFFGAGNLIFPPMLGVEAGTNFTPAMIGFLGTGVLLPVLGIIAIAISGDNLRDLASRGGRIFGLVFPIIAYLSIGAFYALPRTGAVSYETAIQPLTGWDSLLASGAFNLIFFGVALGLAWNPTSIVNNLGKFLTPILLVLLFLLVVIAVATFDGTPLTPGEKYADAPFAAGLLEGYLTMDSIASLAFGIIVISALKNSALPAGKPLVRSTILAGLGAGLMLGVVYVALGFIGQIIPDPGQYDNGAGLLADAANLAMGYPGQIIFGLIVLLACLTTAVGLIAATSEFFHLLVPAISYKAWAIGFSLLSFALATQGLSTVLAVAAPVIGFIYPPAIALIFVTLIQPLLYRKVNLFWTFRLSIWVAVLWSALVTLNDLGWGSSVIEPLISWSPMHDLSLGWVLPTVVGFIVGLLIDVAKPTDPALSRGQRVAVSA, encoded by the coding sequence ATGACCAAGTTGTCCAAGAACCTGCCCCTGACGATCCTCGTCACCGCCTTCATGCTCTTCTCCATGTTCTTCGGAGCCGGCAACCTCATCTTCCCGCCGATGCTCGGCGTGGAGGCCGGGACGAACTTCACCCCGGCGATGATCGGTTTCCTCGGCACCGGCGTGCTGCTGCCGGTGCTGGGCATCATCGCCATCGCCATCTCGGGCGACAACCTGCGTGACCTCGCCTCCCGCGGTGGCCGGATCTTCGGGCTGGTGTTCCCCATCATCGCCTACCTGTCCATCGGTGCGTTCTACGCCCTGCCGCGGACGGGCGCCGTCTCCTACGAGACCGCCATCCAGCCGCTGACCGGCTGGGACTCCCTCCTCGCCTCGGGCGCGTTCAACCTCATCTTCTTCGGTGTCGCCCTCGGACTGGCGTGGAACCCGACGTCGATCGTCAACAACCTGGGCAAGTTCCTCACCCCGATCCTGCTCGTCCTGCTGTTCCTGCTCGTGGTCATCGCCGTGGCCACCTTCGACGGCACCCCGCTGACCCCGGGTGAGAAGTACGCGGACGCCCCGTTCGCCGCCGGCCTGCTCGAGGGCTACCTCACCATGGACTCCATCGCGTCCCTGGCGTTCGGCATCATCGTCATCTCCGCCCTGAAGAACAGCGCCCTGCCCGCCGGCAAGCCGCTGGTCCGCAGCACCATCCTCGCCGGCCTGGGCGCCGGCCTCATGCTCGGCGTCGTCTACGTCGCCCTCGGCTTCATCGGCCAGATCATCCCGGACCCCGGCCAGTACGACAACGGCGCCGGCCTGCTCGCCGACGCCGCGAACCTGGCCATGGGATACCCCGGCCAGATCATCTTCGGCCTCATCGTCCTGCTCGCCTGCCTCACCACCGCCGTCGGCCTCATCGCCGCCACCAGCGAGTTCTTCCACCTGCTCGTCCCCGCGATCTCCTACAAGGCGTGGGCCATCGGCTTCTCGCTGCTCTCCTTCGCGCTGGCGACGCAGGGCCTGTCCACCGTGCTCGCCGTCGCCGCCCCGGTCATCGGGTTCATCTACCCGCCGGCGATCGCCCTCATCTTCGTCACCCTCATCCAGCCGCTGCTCTACCGGAAGGTCAACCTCTTCTGGACCTTCCGCCTGAGCATCTGGGTCGCCGTCCTCTGGTCCGCCCTGGTCACCCTCAACGACCTCGGCTGGGGCAGCTCGGTCATCGAGCCGCTCATCAGCTGGTCGCCCATGCACGATCTCAGCCTGGGCTGGGTGCTGCCCACCGTCGTGGGCTTCATCGTCGGTCTGCTTATCGACGTCGCGAAGCCCACCGACCCCGCCCTCTCCCGCGGGCAGCGGGTCGCCGTCAGCGCCTGA
- a CDS encoding phosphotransferase codes for MNALADMLARSRFYGAKSEPIDAVDVVREAEVDGVRLLILRVHHGGRSDLYQVLVDAADNDVLHHPAVIRPYGAALTAGTPAGFGTLHGSAEGLDGGGTAIQGEQSNTSLIFGEQAMVKVFRRLEAGQNPDVELLSQIDDCPNVAPVRGWVTETIDGEEYTLAMVQDFVPDADDGWRYALGFASLGASFGAEASLLGEATRNVHSALADALPTETVDVADLARSLEEHLDHLLTRAPALAEYADAVRGTYRGLGEGQHEVQRIHGDLHLGQVLRTGDEYVLIDFEGEPARPLAERRRPDSALRDVAGVIRSIDYAAHFPARSGGQGPEDPAAWVAEATDAFLDGYGVERSALLDAYVLDKALYEVVYETDNRPDWVDIPLDAVRRLLG; via the coding sequence ATGAACGCCCTCGCCGACATGCTGGCGCGGTCGCGGTTCTACGGCGCCAAGTCCGAGCCGATCGACGCGGTCGATGTCGTCCGGGAGGCGGAGGTCGACGGTGTCCGCCTGCTCATCCTGCGGGTGCACCACGGCGGCAGGAGTGATCTCTACCAGGTGCTTGTCGACGCCGCCGACAACGACGTCCTGCACCACCCCGCCGTCATCCGCCCCTACGGGGCGGCCCTGACGGCGGGGACGCCGGCGGGCTTCGGCACCCTCCACGGTTCCGCGGAGGGTCTCGACGGTGGCGGCACGGCGATCCAGGGCGAGCAGTCGAACACCTCGCTCATCTTCGGTGAGCAGGCGATGGTCAAGGTGTTCCGCCGCCTGGAGGCGGGCCAGAACCCGGACGTGGAGCTGCTCTCGCAGATCGACGACTGTCCGAACGTCGCCCCGGTCCGTGGCTGGGTGACCGAGACGATCGACGGTGAGGAGTACACCCTGGCGATGGTCCAGGATTTCGTGCCCGACGCCGACGACGGCTGGCGCTACGCCCTCGGCTTCGCCTCCCTGGGGGCGAGTTTCGGGGCGGAGGCCTCCCTGCTCGGTGAGGCCACCCGCAACGTGCACAGTGCCCTGGCCGATGCCCTGCCGACGGAGACGGTCGACGTCGCTGACCTGGCCCGGTCGTTGGAGGAGCACCTGGATCATCTGCTCACCCGCGCCCCGGCGCTGGCGGAGTACGCCGACGCCGTCCGCGGGACCTACCGCGGTCTCGGGGAGGGTCAGCACGAGGTGCAGCGCATCCACGGCGATCTTCATCTGGGTCAGGTGCTGCGCACCGGCGACGAGTACGTGCTCATCGACTTCGAGGGTGAGCCGGCCCGGCCGTTGGCGGAACGCCGCCGGCCCGATTCGGCGCTTCGCGACGTCGCCGGGGTCATCCGCTCCATCGACTACGCCGCCCACTTCCCCGCCCGCAGCGGCGGGCAGGGGCCGGAGGATCCGGCGGCGTGGGTGGCGGAGGCCACCGACGCGTTCCTGGACGGTTACGGGGTGGAGCGCTCTGCTCTCCTCGACGCGTACGTGCTGGACAAGGCTCTCTACGAGGTGGTCTACGAGACGGACAACCGCCCGGACTGGGTGGACATCCCGCTCGACGCGGTCAGGCGCCTGCTGGGCTGA
- a CDS encoding GNAT family N-acetyltransferase has translation MTVHVEEVTTRRQLREFLDLPVRLHTAAGTTDRSVPLLRSEIRSWFTGQHWFPGISLWLARTDTGTAVGRMITHHSDAFDVEMGQRTGLFGALEGVNAETVRTLVHAAADHHRARGATRLFGPVTPLPNVTGGILRAGFDHPGFLDTVWTPPFYARVLAEAGLEPWGIADTWEVDVAGIPADARRAPGAEEWRERGLTLRHPRRFRSTLAGDLRPVLNASFAQLPYFTPIGPAQMAAQLDGLGVIMDPELIILAEDGAEVAGFIVAVPDPVDILRAHDGRLNLRAGLDLLRWRRRGRDVVLIVQGTRPDHQGRGILGLMIRQLYARLHAGGYRRLRVTFIGRDNPGSARVFEKVGGRPLHELSVYQQEL, from the coding sequence ATGACCGTGCACGTGGAGGAGGTGACCACCCGCCGGCAGCTGCGTGAATTTCTTGACCTGCCCGTCCGCCTCCACACCGCCGCCGGCACGACCGACCGCTCCGTCCCGCTGCTGCGCTCGGAGATCCGCAGCTGGTTCACGGGACAGCACTGGTTCCCCGGCATCTCCTTGTGGCTGGCACGCACGGACACCGGCACCGCCGTCGGCCGGATGATCACCCACCACTCCGACGCCTTCGACGTCGAGATGGGGCAGCGCACGGGCCTGTTCGGGGCGCTGGAGGGAGTCAACGCCGAGACCGTCCGCACGCTGGTCCACGCTGCCGCCGACCATCACCGCGCGCGTGGTGCCACCCGGCTGTTCGGCCCCGTCACCCCGTTGCCGAACGTCACCGGCGGCATCCTCCGCGCCGGGTTCGACCACCCCGGGTTCCTGGACACCGTGTGGACCCCGCCCTTCTACGCGAGGGTCCTGGCCGAGGCGGGGCTCGAGCCCTGGGGCATCGCCGACACCTGGGAGGTCGACGTCGCCGGCATCCCCGCCGACGCCCGCCGTGCCCCGGGCGCCGAGGAGTGGCGCGAACGGGGCCTCACCCTGCGGCATCCGCGCCGTTTCCGCTCGACGCTGGCCGGAGACCTGCGCCCGGTGCTCAACGCCTCCTTTGCCCAGTTGCCCTACTTCACCCCGATCGGGCCCGCACAGATGGCCGCCCAGCTCGACGGCCTCGGCGTGATCATGGATCCCGAACTGATCATCCTCGCCGAGGACGGTGCCGAGGTGGCCGGGTTCATCGTCGCCGTCCCCGACCCCGTGGACATCCTCCGCGCCCACGACGGCCGTCTGAACCTGCGCGCCGGGCTCGACCTGCTGCGGTGGCGACGCCGCGGGCGCGACGTCGTCCTCATCGTCCAGGGCACCCGCCCCGACCACCAGGGCCGCGGCATCCTCGGCCTCATGATCCGCCAGCTCTACGCCCGCCTCCACGCCGGCGGCTACCGACGCCTCCGGGTCACCTTCATCGGCCGCGACAACCCCGGATCGGCCCGCGTCTTCGAGAAGGTCGGCGGCCGCCCCCTCCACGAACTGTCCGTCTACCAGCAGGAACTGTGA